One part of the Lytechinus pictus isolate F3 Inbred chromosome 3, Lp3.0, whole genome shotgun sequence genome encodes these proteins:
- the LOC129255640 gene encoding A disintegrin and metalloproteinase with thrombospondin motifs 7-like yields the protein MKKILHLDDFPPGVRRAPSRWTAYRITHQARTIRAPTSSIYGKSFPHQFAVLLTVKPKVTLRKNRGVPYALLFTDADGSIQFGIKLAKTPSIVYSQLDGTHKELNFTDYVLDRSWHYMAFSVNKHTVTLIANCKEVFTLNIDRSDRAMIDATGTTSIGSGYRSVNYAYFEGDIDQLIIVNDTSIAELQCLPQERRFPDLLNIASTAPPSSSVNGMDASIDIGLVYDNLFDPFLFMDPETTTSMPMDTTFPSFSEMEVTEDEMDGASVSPTSTPTTTQKVTQKIMTQRPRTSTPALTKLTVKLDNGAFEINQSNSDVIHDIMEPESVSFVYFEDNNHATVEPVSDDGDRTIPSRSDATINRANNSKYWTITPTTPTSKRGPSAYSQVKVLPTTITEPPTRAMTTPTTTRKPTTVPSTTKATTTRTTTPATTKPPSTTTNKATITSVSKSSTRTITTTLSTTSTMSMKSTSEMNDILGDVEVDNNSERPLNDGLIPAPPGDALSPVAPATVQRPSIYQHGRPIDENSNWSTWSTCSRTCGTGTRYRFSVCSKDSNLPDCLNGRGIAAQHKSCRHNNDCKGVLRWSEWGSCTRTCGSGFETRVAICRDIDSHENCTKVGQLMVERRMCEGLSECPHYCIGGCLNGGTCMPEGVCHCPSGYEGRMCERELCQHSCKNGGRCVGKDQCLCPYGHLPPFCEPLCNPPCQNNGRCIHPGRCICPKGYTGPACSKPICEDGCKNGGECIAPDRCHCRTGYSGSDCSKPECSPPCENGGVCLRAGFCKCQTGYRGMQCQIGYCRRSCLNGGRCSGPDTCTCPRGYTGSLCQQSKCPDGCPGYSQCIGPNKCSSYGRHVVSSSTSTNRRQWCPLQSYVEMYTLTYIKPAIQKYRVRCGAYGLQTCESSRIIYQVGYRQSRRTAYRCAPYG from the exons ATGAAGAAGATTCTCCATCTTGATGACTTTCCTCCTGGTGTTCGACGAGCTCCTAGCCGGTGGACAGCTTATAGGATCACCCATCAAGCCAGAACGATTCGTGCTCCGACCAGTAGCATCTATGGGAAGAGCTTCCCGCATCAGTTCGCCGTCCTCCTCACCGTCAAACCAAAAGTGACGCTCCGAAAAAACCGCGGAGTCCCATACGCCTTGCTCTTCACTGACGCTGATGGCAGCATTCAATTTGGGATCAAACTCGCCAAGACTCCTTCGATCGTCTACAGCCAATTGGATGGGACTCACAAAGAACTCAATTTCACTGATTATGTTTTGGATAGAAGCTGGCACTACATGGCTTTTAGTGTGAACAAACATACAGTCACGTTGATTGCAAATTGTAAGGAGGTGTTCACACTCAATATAGATAGAAGTGATCGAGCAATGATTGATGCAACGGGTACGACTTCAATCGGTAGTGGATATCGATCAGttaattatgcatattttgaG GGTGATATTGATCAACTGATCATCGTGAATGACACATCTATAGCTGAGTTACAGTGTCTACCACAAGAAAGACGT TTTCCCGATCTGTTAAACATTGCATCCACCGCGCCGCCCTCGAGTTCAGTGAATGGTATGGATGCATCTATCGACATCGGGCTCGTGTACGACAACCTCTTCGATCCATTCCTCTTTATGGACCCAGAAACGACAACGTCAATGCCGATGGACACGACGTTTCCTTCGTTCTCAGAGATGGAAGTCACTGAAGATGAGATGGATGGGGCGAGTGTATCACCGACATCAACGCCTACGACAACTCAGAAGGTCACTCAAAAG ATCATGACTCAAAGACCAAGGACATCAACTCCAGCATTGACAAAACTGACTGTCAAGCTGGACAATGGAGCATTTGAGATCAATCAGTCTAACAGCGATGTCATCCACGACATCATGGAGCCTGAATCTGTATCGTTTGTGTACTTCGAGGACAACAATCATGCAACAGTCGAACCCGTGTCTGATGACGGTGATCGAACTATTCCTAGTCGTTCAGACGCCACCATAAATAGGGCGAATAACTCGAAGTACTGGACGATAACGCCGACGACGCCGACGTCCAAGCGAGGTCCGAGTGCCTACTCGCAGGTAAAGGTCCTCCCGACAACGATCACGGAGCCACCAACACGTGCTATGACGACACCAACAACGACCAGGAAACCAACCACTGTCCCTTCAACGACGAAAGCTACTACCACAAGAACGACAACTCCTGCAACGACAAAGCCACCATCCACCACCACTAATAAAGCCACAATCACTTCAGTGTCCAAGTCATCAACAAGAACTATAACCACAACGTTGTCGACGACTTCAACTATGTCTATGAAGTCGACGTCGGAGATGAATGACATTCTAGGTGATGTAGAGGTTGATAATAACAGTGAAAGACCTTTAAATGATGGGCTGATCCCAGCTCCCCCTGGCGATGCTCTCTCACCCGTTGCTCCGGCCACTGTTCAACGCCCTTCTATCTACCAACACGGTAGACCAATCGATG AAAATTCAAACTGGTCGACAtggagtacatgtagtaggaCGTGTGGTACTGGTACCCGATACAGATTCTCAGTATGCAGCAAGGATTCGAACCTCCCTGATTGCTTGAATGGACGAGGTATTGCAGCACAACACAAATCTTGTCGACACAATAATGATTGCAAAG GTGTTCTTCGATGGAGCGAATGGGGTTCGTGCACGCGTACTTGTGGTTCAGGGTTCGAGACCCGGGTGGCTATCTGTAGAGACATCGATTCTCATGAGAACTGTACCAAGGTCGGTCAATTAATGGTCGAGAGAAGGATGTGTGAAGGGCTTTCGGAATGTCCAC ATTACTGTATAGGTGGATGTCTAAATGGAGGAACCTGCATGCCAGAAGGTGTATGCCATTGTCCTTCTGGGTATGAAGGGAGAATGTGCGAGAGAG AGCTTTGTCAACATTCATGTAAGAACGGTGGAAGATGTGTTGGAAAGGACCAATGCCTCTGTCCATACGGTCATTTACCCCCGTTTTGTGAGC CTCTTTGCAATCCTCCGTGTCAGAATAATGGTCGATGTATTCATCCAGGGAGATGTATCTGTCCGAAAGGATATACCGGTCCTGCATGCAGTAAAC CTATTTGTGAGGATGGATGTAAGAATGGTGGTGAGTGCATCGCGCCAGATCGATGTCACTGTCGTACCGGGTACTCGGGATCAGACTGCAGTAAAC ctGAATGTAGTCCGCCGTGCGAGAACGGTGGGGTTTGTTTACGAGCAGGATTCTGTAAATGTCAAACAGGTTACAGAGGAATGCAGTGTCAAATCG GTTATTGCAGACGATCATGTTTAAATGGCGGGAGATGTTCAGGgcctgatacatgtacatgtccaaGAGGGTATACTGGTTCTTTATGTCAACAAT CTAAATGCCCAGATGGTTGTCCAGGCTATTCACAATGTATTGGTCCTAACAAATGTTCATCTTATGGACGTCATGTGgtgtcatcatcaacatcaacaaaCAG GAGACAATGGTGTCCATTACAGTCTTATGTTGAGATGTATACTCTAACATACATCAAACCAGCTATACAGAAATACAGAGTTAGATGTGGAGCATATGGATTACAAACATGTGAATCATCAAG GATAATATATCAAGTTGGTTACCGACAAAGTCGAAGGACTGCTTATAGATGCGCCCCCTACGGTTGA